One genomic region from Robbsia betulipollinis encodes:
- the garD gene encoding galactarate dehydratase translates to MAASPLYIRVHPQDNVAIVVNDGGLPEGAAFADGLTLRERVPQGHKVALADLAVGAEVIRYNVVIGYALQALPKGSWINEHVIRMPEPPGLEGLPIATVKPPEMPPLEGFTFEGYRNADGSVGSRNILAITTTVQCVADIVEHAVTRIKAELLPRYPHVDDVVGLGHTYGCGVAIDAPDAIIPIRTVRNISLNPNFGGEVMMVSLGCEKLQPERLMPPGTIPIAASVDDVADIGDVGQTLNGDVVVLQDEAHVGFQSMIESIMRMAETHLERLNNRRRETCSAADLVIGVQCGGSDAFSGLTANPAVGFATDLLVRAGATVMFSEVTEVRDGVDQLTRRAATPEVAEAIIREMRWYDDYLQRGSADRSANTTPGNKKGGLSNIVEKAMGSIVKSGNSAISGVISPGEKVRQKGLIYAATPASDFICGTLQLAAGINLHVFTTGRGTPYSLAEVPVIKVATRSDLARRWHDLMDINAGTIATGEASIEDVGWELFRLMLDVASGRRQTCAEKLRLHNALVLFNPAPVT, encoded by the coding sequence ATGGCCGCTTCTCCGCTTTACATCCGGGTGCATCCCCAGGACAACGTCGCGATCGTCGTCAACGACGGCGGCCTGCCCGAGGGCGCGGCGTTCGCCGATGGCCTGACACTGCGCGAGCGGGTGCCGCAGGGGCACAAGGTGGCGCTCGCGGATCTCGCGGTGGGTGCCGAAGTCATTCGCTACAACGTGGTCATCGGCTATGCATTGCAGGCGCTGCCCAAGGGCAGCTGGATCAACGAGCATGTGATCCGGATGCCCGAACCGCCGGGACTCGAGGGTCTGCCGATCGCCACGGTGAAGCCGCCCGAGATGCCGCCGCTCGAAGGCTTCACCTTCGAGGGATACCGCAACGCGGACGGTTCGGTGGGCTCGCGCAATATCCTCGCGATCACGACGACGGTGCAGTGCGTGGCCGATATCGTCGAACACGCGGTGACGCGCATCAAGGCGGAGTTGCTGCCGCGCTATCCGCATGTCGACGACGTGGTGGGTCTCGGGCACACCTATGGCTGCGGCGTCGCGATCGACGCCCCCGATGCGATCATTCCGATCCGCACCGTGCGCAATATCAGCCTGAACCCGAACTTCGGTGGCGAGGTGATGATGGTGAGTCTGGGCTGTGAAAAGCTGCAGCCCGAGCGCCTGATGCCGCCAGGGACGATTCCGATCGCCGCCAGCGTCGACGACGTCGCCGATATCGGCGATGTCGGTCAGACATTGAACGGGGATGTGGTCGTGCTGCAGGACGAGGCGCATGTCGGCTTCCAGTCGATGATCGAATCGATCATGCGCATGGCCGAGACGCATCTCGAACGGCTGAACAACCGGCGGCGCGAGACCTGCTCCGCGGCCGATCTGGTGATCGGCGTGCAGTGCGGCGGCAGCGATGCGTTCTCGGGGCTGACCGCGAATCCCGCCGTCGGCTTCGCGACCGATCTGCTGGTGCGCGCCGGGGCGACGGTGATGTTCTCCGAGGTAACCGAGGTGCGCGACGGCGTGGATCAACTGACCCGCCGCGCGGCGACGCCGGAGGTGGCCGAGGCGATCATCCGCGAGATGCGGTGGTACGACGATTATCTGCAGCGCGGCAGCGCCGACCGCAGCGCCAACACGACGCCAGGCAACAAGAAGGGCGGCCTGTCGAACATCGTCGAGAAGGCGATGGGTTCGATCGTCAAGTCGGGCAATTCGGCGATTTCCGGGGTGATCTCGCCGGGCGAGAAGGTGCGGCAGAAGGGACTGATCTACGCGGCCACGCCGGCCAGCGACTTCATCTGCGGGACGCTGCAACTGGCCGCCGGCATCAATCTGCACGTTTTCACCACCGGCCGGGGCACGCCGTACAGCCTCGCCGAGGTGCCGGTGATCAAGGTCGCGACCCGCTCGGACCTGGCGCGCCGCTGGCACGACCTGATGGATATCAATGCCGGCACCATCGCCACCGGCGAGGCGAGCATCGAGGACGTCGGCTGGGAGCTGTTCCGGCTGATGCTGGACGTCGCGAGCGGGCGCCGGCAGACCTGCGCGGAAAAGCTCAGGCTGCACAACGCGCTGGTTTTGTTCAACCCGGCGCCGGTGACCTGA
- a CDS encoding MFS transporter, giving the protein MKTRYRWVIAALLFFAGMLNYLDRAALSVVAPIVKAELHIGDAQMGLLFSSFFIGYCVFCFVGGWAADKYGPRRVFMLAGGFWSVFCGATALAGNFASLLVARVAFGLAEGPMGTTTNKAISNWFPRREAGRAVGLTNAGQPLGAAIAGPIVGLVAVRFGWRISFVVIAALGFVWMIVWWRCFRDDPAVHPAVSAEETEWIVADRHRLPTTGAGTVPDAVRPAHGVLHYLLSWPVLGVAAAFFAFNYVLYFFLSWLPSYFTDYQHLDIKHMSVVGVLPWLGATLGFVLGGMLSDALYRKTGDVLFARKTVIMLGLGVSAVCVLAVSRVGSLVPAVALIAIASLFAFMTPQACWSLLQDIVPRERIGATGGFVHLLANLAGILSPSITGFMIQYGAGYASAFVLASVLAAVGMLALGLAVREGNVARLRRVSA; this is encoded by the coding sequence ATGAAGACCCGCTACCGCTGGGTGATCGCCGCCTTGCTGTTCTTCGCCGGCATGCTCAATTATCTGGATCGCGCCGCGCTGTCGGTGGTCGCGCCGATCGTCAAGGCCGAGCTGCACATCGGCGATGCCCAGATGGGCTTGCTGTTCAGCAGTTTTTTCATCGGCTATTGCGTGTTTTGTTTCGTCGGCGGCTGGGCGGCCGACAAGTACGGCCCGCGCAGGGTGTTCATGCTTGCCGGCGGCTTCTGGTCGGTGTTCTGCGGCGCCACCGCGCTGGCCGGCAATTTCGCGTCGCTGCTGGTGGCGCGGGTGGCGTTCGGTCTGGCCGAGGGGCCGATGGGCACCACCACCAACAAGGCCATCTCGAACTGGTTTCCGCGCCGTGAGGCGGGCCGCGCGGTGGGTCTCACGAACGCGGGGCAGCCGCTGGGCGCGGCGATCGCCGGTCCGATCGTCGGGCTGGTGGCCGTGCGCTTCGGCTGGCGAATTTCCTTCGTCGTGATCGCGGCGCTGGGCTTCGTCTGGATGATCGTCTGGTGGCGATGCTTTCGCGACGACCCGGCCGTGCATCCGGCGGTGTCCGCCGAGGAAACCGAATGGATCGTCGCCGACCGGCATCGGCTGCCCACGACCGGTGCCGGCACGGTCCCGGACGCCGTCCGGCCCGCCCACGGGGTGCTGCACTATCTGCTGTCCTGGCCGGTGCTGGGCGTCGCGGCGGCGTTTTTCGCGTTCAACTACGTGCTGTACTTTTTCCTGTCCTGGCTGCCGAGTTACTTCACCGATTACCAGCACCTGGACATCAAGCACATGAGCGTCGTGGGGGTGCTGCCCTGGCTGGGCGCGACCCTGGGTTTCGTGCTGGGCGGGATGCTGTCCGACGCGCTCTACAGGAAAACCGGCGATGTCCTGTTCGCGCGCAAGACGGTGATCATGCTCGGGCTGGGCGTGTCCGCGGTGTGCGTGCTGGCCGTGTCGCGGGTCGGCTCGCTGGTGCCGGCGGTGGCCTTGATCGCCATCGCCAGCCTGTTCGCTTTCATGACGCCGCAGGCCTGCTGGTCGCTGTTGCAGGACATCGTGCCGCGCGAGCGCATCGGCGCGACCGGCGGTTTCGTGCATCTGCTGGCCAATCTTGCCGGCATTCTGTCGCCCAGCATCACGGGCTTCATGATCCAGTACGGCGCGGGCTATGCCTCGGCCTTCGTGCTGGCGAGCGTGCTCGCCGCGGTCGGCATGCTGGCGCTGGGGCTGGCGGTGCGGGAGGGCAATGTCGCTCGGCTGCGTCGCGTGTCCGCCTGA
- a CDS encoding MFS transporter, translating to MPAPHQPPDAPAAAASAPVTLQILSVVIFTFLCYLGIGLPLAVVPGYVHQTLGYSSMIAGLAISVQYFATLVTRPLAGRLIDTLGPKKTVQRGLIAALCSGALLLLAGLLQALPLLGPRYGPPLGLALLILSRLGMGCAESFCSTGSIMWGIGRVGHANNASVISWNGVGTYGALAIGAPLGVVIDQWLGFVGLGVSVTALALLGLALAAPKTSAPVAHGERMPFSSVFSRVLPHGIGLALGSVGFGALATFVTLYYASRQWPHAALSLTVFGTLFVGTRLLFANTIRTQGGFRVAITSFLIEGAGLALIWLAATPQMALVGAALTGLGFALVFPALGVEAVALVPPASRGAALSAYSVFLDLSLGITGPVAGLIASDFGYPSVYLFAAVAALLAAALVVLLAHRAGGGSLGRRTTA from the coding sequence ATGCCCGCGCCTCATCAACCGCCCGACGCGCCCGCCGCTGCCGCATCCGCACCGGTCACGCTGCAGATCCTGTCGGTCGTCATCTTCACGTTCCTCTGTTATCTCGGTATCGGCCTTCCGCTGGCGGTCGTGCCGGGCTATGTGCATCAGACGCTGGGCTACAGCTCGATGATCGCCGGGCTCGCGATCAGCGTGCAGTATTTCGCCACGCTGGTCACGCGGCCGCTCGCCGGCCGCCTGATCGACACGCTGGGCCCGAAGAAAACCGTGCAGCGCGGCCTGATCGCCGCCCTGTGCAGCGGCGCGCTGCTGCTCCTCGCCGGGCTGCTCCAGGCGCTGCCGCTGCTCGGTCCGCGCTACGGTCCGCCGCTCGGTCTCGCGCTGCTGATCCTCAGCCGGCTGGGAATGGGCTGCGCGGAGAGCTTCTGCAGCACCGGCTCGATCATGTGGGGCATCGGCCGGGTCGGACACGCGAACAATGCCAGCGTCATCTCGTGGAACGGCGTGGGCACCTACGGCGCGCTGGCGATCGGCGCACCGCTGGGCGTCGTCATCGACCAGTGGCTGGGCTTCGTCGGCCTGGGCGTGAGCGTGACGGCGCTGGCGCTGCTGGGGCTCGCGCTGGCCGCGCCGAAAACCTCCGCGCCGGTGGCGCATGGCGAACGCATGCCGTTTTCGAGCGTCTTCTCGCGCGTCCTGCCGCATGGCATTGGCCTCGCGCTGGGATCGGTCGGCTTCGGCGCGCTGGCCACCTTCGTCACCCTCTACTACGCCTCCCGGCAATGGCCGCACGCGGCGCTGTCGCTGACGGTGTTCGGCACGCTGTTCGTCGGCACGCGGCTGCTGTTCGCGAACACGATCCGCACCCAGGGCGGCTTTCGCGTGGCGATCACCTCGTTCCTGATCGAGGGTGCGGGACTCGCGCTGATCTGGCTGGCCGCCACGCCGCAAATGGCGCTGGTGGGCGCCGCGTTGACCGGCCTGGGATTCGCCCTGGTCTTCCCGGCGCTGGGCGTCGAGGCGGTCGCCCTCGTGCCACCGGCGAGCCGGGGCGCGGCGCTCTCTGCGTACTCGGTGTTTCTCGATTTATCATTGGGGATCACCGGTCCGGTCGCCGGCCTGATCGCCAGCGATTTCGGTTACCCGTCGGTCTATCTGTTCGCCGCGGTCGCCGCCTTGCTCGCGGCCGCCCTGGTCGTGCTGCTCGCGCACCGCGCCGGCGGCGGCAGCCTCGGGCGACGTACGACGGCCTGA
- the kdgD gene encoding 5-dehydro-4-deoxyglucarate dehydratase yields the protein MTTPQELKQIVSEGLLSFPITDFDAQGDFRPDTYAERLEWLAPYGATALFAAGGTGEFFSLTKNDYSNVIRTATETCKGKVPILAGAGGPTRVAIEYAQEAERLGAKGILLMPHYLTEASQDGIALHVEQVCKAVKNIGVIFYNRANSRLSADLLEQLADRCPNLIGFKDGVGEIESMVTIRRRLGDRFSYLGGLPTAEVYAAAYKALGVPVYSSAVFNFIPKTAMDFYRAIAADDHVTVGKLIDDFFLPYLAIRNRRAGYAVSIVKAGAKLVGHDAGPVRAPLTDLNEEEIAQLDVLIRKLGSQANA from the coding sequence ATGACGACACCGCAAGAACTCAAGCAAATCGTATCCGAAGGTCTGCTGTCCTTCCCCATCACCGATTTCGACGCCCAGGGCGATTTTCGTCCCGACACCTACGCCGAGCGTCTCGAATGGCTGGCGCCGTATGGCGCGACCGCGTTGTTCGCCGCTGGCGGCACCGGCGAATTCTTCTCGCTGACCAAGAACGACTATTCGAACGTCATCCGCACCGCCACCGAGACCTGCAAGGGCAAGGTGCCGATCCTCGCCGGCGCGGGCGGCCCGACCCGCGTCGCGATCGAATACGCGCAGGAGGCCGAACGTCTCGGCGCGAAAGGCATCCTGCTGATGCCGCACTACCTGACCGAAGCGTCCCAGGACGGCATCGCGCTGCACGTCGAGCAGGTGTGCAAGGCCGTGAAGAACATCGGCGTGATCTTCTACAACCGCGCGAATTCGCGGCTCAGCGCCGATCTCCTCGAACAGCTCGCCGACCGCTGCCCGAACCTGATCGGTTTCAAGGACGGCGTGGGCGAGATCGAGAGCATGGTGACGATCCGGCGGCGCCTGGGCGACCGCTTCTCCTATCTGGGCGGCCTGCCCACCGCCGAGGTCTACGCCGCGGCCTACAAGGCGCTCGGCGTGCCCGTGTACTCGTCTGCGGTGTTCAACTTCATCCCGAAGACCGCGATGGACTTCTACCGGGCGATCGCCGCCGACGACCACGTCACCGTCGGCAAGCTGATCGACGACTTCTTCCTGCCGTACCTGGCGATCCGCAACCGCCGCGCCGGCTATGCGGTGAGCATCGTCAAGGCGGGCGCCAAGCTCGTCGGCCACGACGCCGGCCCGGTGCGCGCGCCGTTGACCGATCTGAACGAAGAAGAGATCGCGCAACTCGACGTCCTGATCAGGAAACTCGGCTCGCAGGCGAACGCCTGA
- a CDS encoding DUF4142 domain-containing protein — protein MKTLSFRSSAAVACASAALLLTPALSSVAFAQASGASASGATLSAVDQKFVDVATQSDATEIATAKLAMAQSQDKDVKMFARHMRVDHMKLSMGLKSAAPHDVTLPKDNVDPAVMDALKGLKGKAFDDAYIKQVGVAGHQKAVMAFQDEVANGTNADLKKAASKSLPVIEGHLRMGQALAKKKGVSE, from the coding sequence ATGAAAACGCTTTCCTTCCGTTCTTCCGCCGCCGTCGCCTGTGCCTCCGCGGCGTTGCTGTTGACCCCGGCGCTGTCGAGCGTTGCGTTCGCGCAGGCGTCGGGCGCTTCCGCCTCCGGTGCCACGCTGTCGGCGGTCGACCAGAAATTCGTCGACGTCGCAACCCAATCGGATGCAACCGAAATCGCGACCGCCAAGCTGGCGATGGCGCAATCGCAGGACAAGGACGTGAAGATGTTCGCGCGCCATATGCGCGTGGATCACATGAAGCTGTCGATGGGCCTCAAGAGCGCGGCGCCGCATGACGTGACCCTGCCCAAGGACAATGTCGACCCGGCGGTGATGGACGCCTTGAAGGGCCTGAAGGGCAAGGCATTCGACGACGCCTATATCAAGCAGGTGGGCGTGGCCGGGCATCAGAAGGCGGTCATGGCCTTCCAGGACGAAGTCGCCAACGGCACCAACGCGGATCTGAAGAAGGCCGCGAGCAAGAGCCTGCCGGTGATCGAGGGGCACCTGCGCATGGGGCAGGCGCTTGCCAAGAAAAAGGGCGTAAGCGAATAA
- a CDS encoding zinc-binding alcohol dehydrogenase family protein, translated as MKAIGYYQNLPVSDPRSLVDIELPTPTLRPRDLLVRIEAVSVNPVDTKVRNGMTPPDGTARVLGYDAAGVVEAVGAEAVLFKVGDPVFYAGALDRPGSNAQWQAVDERLVGRKPASLDFAAAAALPLTALTAWELLFDRLGVRADANAGTGDALLIINGAGGVGSILTQIARRLTGLTVIATASRPQSIAWCKEMGAHHVIDHRQPLEDGLQALGIPDVRYVASLTATDTHLASINAVLAPQGAFAVIDDPKALDIVPFKRKSISVHWELMFTRSLFGTADMAEQHRILDEVATLVDKGVLRTTLSDNAGAINAENLRHAHARQESATSIGKTVLAGF; from the coding sequence ATGAAAGCCATCGGTTACTACCAGAACCTGCCCGTCAGCGATCCTCGCTCGCTCGTCGATATCGAATTGCCGACCCCGACGCTGCGCCCGCGCGATCTATTGGTGCGCATCGAAGCGGTCTCGGTCAATCCGGTCGACACCAAGGTGCGCAACGGCATGACGCCGCCGGACGGCACAGCGCGCGTGCTGGGCTACGACGCAGCGGGCGTGGTCGAGGCCGTCGGCGCGGAAGCCGTCCTGTTCAAGGTCGGGGATCCGGTCTTCTACGCGGGCGCGCTCGACCGGCCGGGCAGCAATGCACAGTGGCAGGCGGTCGACGAACGCCTCGTCGGCCGCAAGCCGGCCTCGCTGGACTTCGCCGCGGCCGCGGCGCTGCCGCTGACCGCGCTGACCGCCTGGGAACTGCTGTTCGACCGTCTGGGCGTCAGGGCGGATGCCAACGCGGGCACCGGCGACGCCCTGCTCATCATCAATGGCGCCGGCGGCGTGGGCTCGATCCTCACGCAGATCGCACGGCGGCTCACCGGGCTCACGGTCATCGCCACCGCGTCGCGCCCGCAGAGCATCGCGTGGTGCAAGGAGATGGGCGCGCACCACGTCATCGATCATCGCCAGCCGCTGGAAGACGGCCTGCAGGCGCTCGGCATTCCCGACGTACGCTACGTGGCCAGCCTGACCGCGACCGATACGCACCTGGCCTCGATCAACGCGGTACTCGCGCCGCAGGGCGCATTCGCGGTGATCGACGACCCGAAGGCGCTCGACATCGTGCCGTTCAAGCGCAAGAGCATTTCAGTGCACTGGGAATTGATGTTCACACGCTCGCTGTTCGGCACGGCGGACATGGCCGAGCAGCATCGCATCCTCGACGAGGTCGCGACGCTGGTGGACAAGGGTGTGTTGCGCACGACACTGAGCGACAATGCCGGCGCGATCAACGCGGAGAATCTGCGCCACGCGCACGCGCGGCAGGAAAGCGCGACCAGCATCGGCAAGACCGTGCTGGCCGGCTTCTGA
- a CDS encoding LacI family DNA-binding transcriptional regulator — protein MALRIKDVAQAAGVSVTTVSRVLSNNGPVRDSVRERVQAAMQELGYRPNAAARRLRSGDTATIGLVVSDVRNPFFTEVSRAVEDMAYRQGMRVILCNTDENPEKEAMYLRLMEEERVTGMIYSPTRDAAERFRAEHYPFPVVMIDRADAASHADAVTLDNRAAAERLTLHLLERGHRCIFGLFGNASTTGRERHAGYCDAMQRHGLGADAVFVEPQPAGAQQAVGARLAARGGAPVPDAILASNGLLLLGAFRALREARQTPAPGLHGAPGHPPAAPALCGFDNDAWTELVEPGITVIAQPVYEIGRCAMTLLSERIAQPDIPRRTRVLPGELIVRGSSTGIVA, from the coding sequence ATGGCACTACGTATCAAGGACGTCGCACAGGCGGCGGGCGTTTCCGTCACCACGGTGTCACGCGTCCTGTCGAACAATGGCCCGGTGCGCGACAGCGTCCGCGAGCGCGTGCAGGCGGCCATGCAGGAACTCGGCTATCGGCCGAATGCCGCGGCGCGGCGCCTGCGCTCGGGCGATACCGCCACGATCGGGCTCGTGGTGTCCGACGTGCGCAATCCCTTTTTCACCGAGGTCAGCCGTGCGGTCGAAGACATGGCCTACCGGCAGGGCATGCGCGTCATCCTCTGCAATACCGACGAGAATCCGGAGAAAGAGGCGATGTATCTGCGGCTGATGGAGGAGGAACGCGTCACGGGCATGATCTACTCGCCGACGCGGGACGCCGCCGAGCGCTTTCGCGCCGAGCACTATCCGTTTCCAGTGGTCATGATCGACCGCGCCGATGCCGCGAGCCACGCGGACGCGGTCACGCTCGACAACCGCGCCGCCGCCGAGCGGCTGACCCTGCATCTGCTCGAACGGGGTCACCGGTGCATCTTCGGCCTGTTCGGCAATGCCAGCACCACCGGCCGGGAACGGCATGCCGGCTACTGCGACGCGATGCAGCGCCACGGGCTCGGCGCCGACGCCGTTTTCGTGGAGCCGCAGCCGGCGGGGGCGCAGCAGGCCGTCGGCGCGCGGCTCGCCGCACGCGGCGGCGCGCCCGTGCCGGACGCGATCCTCGCCAGCAACGGTTTGCTGCTGCTGGGCGCCTTTCGCGCGCTGCGGGAAGCGCGCCAGACGCCCGCGCCCGGGCTGCATGGCGCCCCCGGGCACCCGCCGGCCGCGCCGGCACTGTGCGGCTTCGACAACGACGCCTGGACCGAACTCGTCGAACCCGGCATCACGGTCATCGCGCAGCCCGTGTATGAAATCGGCCGCTGCGCGATGACCTTGCTGTCCGAACGCATCGCGCAGCCCGACATCCCGCGCCGCACCCGCGTGCTGCCGGGCGAGCTGATTGTGCGCGGGTCGAGCACCGGCATCGTGGCGTAG
- a CDS encoding mandelate racemase/muconate lactonizing enzyme family protein: MRIACIARIDIFRAALPFDAGRRERRPSAAAALTPATLADAPAAAPEDASSAAPVDAYNAASRSLLRMETLLVRLTTDDGATGWGEAFGHLVNPVTFAALAGPVGRFFIGAEVGPDPSRFAATMQAAHQAFHAFGRTGPVLYALSAIDTALWDLCAQAAQLPLHRLLGATRDTVEVYASLVSYDNDPEEVAYQVGRAHAAGFRAMKLHETTRTAVAAARAALPADVALMVDVNCPWPAAQAAREVAGFAGLSLGWVEEPVWPPDDLDALARLRARGGPSDGADGAPAGSSRVPIAAGENASGVYGFLQHFQRGAIDIAQPSVAKIGGVTGMREVIRLAGAHGVRVVPHCFYYGAGLLATAHLVAALPDDVALELPWLQWPEVLHAPQACGPTLTLPDVPGLGFAPDAGVLARHTLDSASIGG, from the coding sequence GTGCGTATTGCCTGCATCGCTCGTATCGATATTTTCCGCGCGGCGCTGCCGTTCGACGCGGGGCGGCGCGAACGCCGGCCATCGGCCGCCGCGGCGCTCACGCCGGCCACGCTCGCCGATGCGCCCGCGGCGGCGCCCGAGGACGCTTCGTCCGCCGCGCCCGTCGACGCCTACAACGCCGCCTCGCGCAGCCTGCTGCGCATGGAAACGCTGCTCGTCAGGCTGACCACCGACGACGGCGCGACCGGCTGGGGCGAGGCCTTCGGGCATCTGGTGAACCCGGTGACCTTCGCCGCGCTGGCCGGCCCGGTCGGGCGGTTCTTCATCGGCGCCGAGGTGGGTCCCGACCCATCGCGCTTCGCCGCGACGATGCAGGCGGCGCATCAGGCGTTTCACGCATTCGGCCGCACCGGGCCGGTGCTGTACGCGCTGTCGGCGATCGATACCGCCCTCTGGGACCTGTGCGCGCAGGCCGCGCAATTGCCCCTGCATCGGCTGCTGGGCGCGACGCGCGACACGGTGGAGGTCTACGCGAGCCTCGTGAGTTACGACAACGACCCGGAAGAGGTCGCCTATCAGGTCGGGCGCGCGCATGCGGCGGGCTTTCGGGCGATGAAGCTGCACGAAACGACACGCACCGCGGTGGCGGCGGCGCGTGCGGCGCTGCCGGCCGACGTCGCCCTGATGGTCGACGTGAATTGTCCCTGGCCGGCCGCGCAGGCGGCGCGCGAGGTCGCCGGATTCGCCGGCCTGTCGCTGGGCTGGGTCGAGGAGCCGGTCTGGCCGCCCGACGATCTCGATGCGCTGGCGCGGCTGCGCGCGCGGGGCGGACCGTCCGATGGTGCCGACGGTGCGCCCGCCGGCTCATCCCGTGTGCCGATCGCCGCCGGCGAGAACGCGTCCGGCGTCTATGGTTTTCTTCAGCATTTCCAGCGCGGCGCGATCGATATCGCGCAACCCAGCGTGGCGAAGATCGGCGGCGTCACCGGCATGCGCGAGGTGATCCGTCTGGCCGGCGCGCACGGCGTGCGGGTCGTGCCGCACTGCTTCTACTACGGCGCGGGCCTGCTGGCGACCGCCCATCTCGTCGCGGCCCTGCCCGACGACGTCGCGCTGGAGTTGCCGTGGCTGCAATGGCCGGAGGTGCTGCACGCGCCGCAGGCCTGCGGCCCGACGCTGACCCTGCCCGACGTGCCGGGCCTGGGCTTCGCCCCCGACGCCGGGGTATTGGCACGCCATACCCTCGACAGCGCATCGATCGGCGGCTAG